A window of the Gossypium hirsutum isolate 1008001.06 chromosome A05, Gossypium_hirsutum_v2.1, whole genome shotgun sequence genome harbors these coding sequences:
- the LOC107942737 gene encoding DNA repair protein XRCC3 homolog, which translates to MTPQSLLQLTSQKCTTGCPILDRLLYGGIPCDSITEIVAESGSGKTQICLQLSLHAQLPVSHGGLAASSLYLHTEFPFPFRRLHQLCLSFRSSNAHHFPVNDNPCDRIFVQSVHSADHLLEIMSKTDPFIENSKNQVPVRLIVIDSIAALFRSDFDNTPVELKRRSSLFFKISSKLKALAKRFNLAVLVTNQVVDLVGPNEGINGLRIGNLGCLHTSGRRVCPALGLAWANCVNSRLFLSRNEEVIREENEKSNGQSCDFVKKKMRKLYVVFAPHLPESSCEFEITREGLFGVER; encoded by the coding sequence ATGACGCCGCAAAGCCTCCTTCAATTAACCTCCCAAAAATGTACGACAGGTTGCCCAATCCTTGATCGCTTGCTCTATGGCGGCATCCCTTGCGACTCGATAACCGAGATCGTCGCCGAGAGTGGTTCCGGCAAGACCCAAATCTGCCTCCAACTGTCACTCCATGCCCAACTCCCTGTTTCCCATGGCGGTCTAGCCGCCTCCTCTCTTTATCTGCACACTGAATTCCCCTTCCCCTTTCGCCGCCTTCACCAGTTATGCCTTTCATTTCGCTCCTCAAATGCCCATCACTTCCCCGTCAACGACAACCCTTGCGATCGTATATTTGTGCAGAGTGTACATAGTGCTGATCATCTGCTCGAAATTATGTCTAAAACAGATCCTTTCATCGAAAATTCGAAAAACCAAGTGCCGGTTCGTCTCATTGTGATTGATTCAATCGCTGCTTTGTTTAGGTCTGATTTCGACAACACCCCAGTTGAGCTTAAGAGGAGATCATCCTTGTTCTTTAAGATCTCTTCCAAGTTAAAGGCGCTTGCAAAGAGGTTTAATTTAGCAGTTTTGGTGACGAATCAGGTGGTTGATTTGGTAGGACCTAATGAAGGGATAAATGGGTTGAGGATTGGTAATTTAGGATGTTTACATACGTCAGGTAGGCGGGTTTGTCCTGCCCTGGGGTTAGCTTGGGCTAATTGTGTTAATTCAAGGTTATTCTTATCGAGGAATGAAGAGGTTATTcgtgaagagaatgaaaaatcaaatgggcaaagctgtgattttgttaagaaaaaaatgagaaagctTTATGTTGTTTTCGCACCCCATTTGCCTGAATCATCTTGTGAGTTTGAGATCACTAGAGAAGGGCTTTTTGGAGTTGAAAGATAG
- the LOC107942740 gene encoding uncharacterized protein translates to MMVVSSFDLWQKDAFFSAAEEVQESADVMESVYRMWIKEMREGQKSSDTAELCRGLQTALGTAKWQLEEFERAIRLSCGHGCDDNRASRHKQFIAAIESQICRVEAALKEAIIEEGKQPLRWVDLDKQECDDLAMFLSGTSPSLQQSMENTLLVNSHRRKDTNPNVNATCNRNMPEVKSLNDFGKDVECLIDVEDERSSGKTDDVSSGQDRTTSTRRTWSTPNFGSLKIVIADEYADRNQMRSGMEATPKEKGSKPFFSKQRCGELTQAKCVFNLFNRCFGWVGGLQRQLRSPVHLQFSYSLQLKLVLTVAIFLIVPFVLYSS, encoded by the exons AATGGAATCAGTATACAGGATGTGGATCAAAGAGATGAGAGAAGGGCAAAAGTCTTCAGATACGGCTGAACTTTGTCGAGGATTGCAAACTGCTTTAGGTACTGCTAAATGGCAG TTGGAAGAGTTTGAGAGAGCTATAAGATTGAGCTGTGGACATGGTTGTGACGATAATAGAGCATCTAGGCACAAACAATTTATTGCTGCCATTGAGAGTCAGATATGCCGTGTAGAAGCTGCATTAAAAGAAGCTATTATTGAGGAGGGAAAGCAGCCCCTTCGGTGGGTAGATTTGGATAAACAAGAATGTGATGATTTAGCCATGTTCCTTTCTGGAACCTCTCCGAGCTTGCAACAATCTATGGAAAACACTCTTTTGGTGAATTCTCATAGGAGAAAGGACACAAATCCTAATGTCAATGCTACTTGCAACAGGAATATGCCTGAAGTGAAAAGTTTAAATGATTTTGGTAAAGATGTTGAGTGTCTCATTGATGTAGAAGATGAGCGAAGTTCTGGAAAGACAGATGATGTTAGTTCGGGACAAGATAGAACAACCAGTACAAGAAGAACATGGAGCACACCAAATTTTGGTTCATTGAAAATTGTAATTGCTGATGAGTACGCAGATAGAAACCAAATGAGGTCTGGCATGGAGGCTACACCTAAGGAAAAAGGATCCAAGCCTTTCTTCAGTAAGCAAAGGTGTGGAGAACTAACACAGGCAAAGTGTGTGTTTAATTTATTCAATCGG TGTTTTGGCTGGGTTGGTGGGTTACAGAGACAATTACGAAGTCCAGTGCACTTGCAGTTTAGTTATTCATTGCAACTCAAACTCGTTTTAACGGTAGCCATCTTTCTAATCG TACCCTTTGTACTGTATTCAAGTTGA